In Croceicoccus sp. Ery15, a genomic segment contains:
- a CDS encoding cation transporter — translation MAKNCCDAADVGDVHNDPRWRKVLWVALGLNAIMFAVEIVAGIAADSRALQADALDFLGDSANYAISLGVAGMAIAWRARAALAKAATMLGFGLWVLGSAIWGLFAGASPDAGTMGIVGFLALAVNLAVAAMLFRYRTGDANMRSVWICSRNDAIGNVAVLAAAVGVFGTGAAWPDLAVAGILASLAIWGSADVFVQARRELRAA, via the coding sequence ATGGCGAAGAATTGTTGCGATGCTGCCGATGTCGGCGATGTCCATAACGATCCGAGATGGCGCAAGGTCCTGTGGGTGGCCCTTGGTCTCAACGCCATCATGTTTGCAGTCGAAATCGTGGCCGGGATTGCCGCCGATTCGCGCGCGCTACAGGCCGATGCACTCGATTTTCTGGGCGATTCGGCCAATTATGCCATCAGTCTCGGAGTTGCCGGAATGGCGATTGCATGGCGGGCGCGCGCGGCGCTCGCGAAGGCGGCGACCATGCTGGGCTTTGGTCTTTGGGTCCTGGGCTCGGCGATCTGGGGCCTCTTCGCCGGCGCATCTCCGGATGCCGGAACGATGGGCATCGTCGGTTTCCTGGCGCTCGCAGTAAATCTCGCGGTCGCGGCGATGCTCTTTCGGTATCGAACCGGGGACGCGAATATGCGCTCGGTATGGATCTGTTCGCGCAACGACGCGATCGGAAACGTCGCGGTGCTAGCGGCCGCGGTCGGTGTTTTCGGGACGGGGGCGGCATGGCCTGATCTTGCTGTTGCCGGAATCCTGGCAAGCTTGGCGATCTGGGGAAGTGCCGACGTGTTCGTCCAAGCGAGGCGCGAGCTCAGGGCAGCATGA
- a CDS encoding FTR1 family protein: MSVSIPSPHMVLRVFIISLLLSLSGVARAEGAEVRTTWRLLDYIAVDYSAAVSNGQVIDDFEYSEMVEFSSTVGEQVAALPDASAKPGLFAMSVELRQAIEKKAPVERVSRLARALGGSLLEAYPVPLAPRSPPDLSRAAALFAQNCASCHGASGSSPPAASMTLEPPPIDFTDDNRARQRSLFGLYQVITQGLEGTSMPSFATLPEADRWALAFHAGGIAFEDLERGEKIWREDDRVRRLIPDLETLAAITPAELADAIGENRALAVMAYLRSNPGVVSQRSENGSLDLARQTLQQSLAAYERGERAEARRLALSAYLDGFEPVEGILATRDGDLMRQIEQALSQYRSDIERNVPVSRLRERHAFAASLLEQADVALAPEAASDISTFLGAFTILLREGIEALLVVIAMIAFVRKSDRGEVIAYVHGGWIAALLAGVATWVAATYFVAISGASRELTEGFGALLAAVILISVGIWMHGKSQADEWRRYIQQKMGKALSRRSAWFLFGLAFVVVYREAFETILFYAALWTPDSSSVILAGAVSALAVLSALAWFMLRYSRKLPITQFFKYSAILIAALAIILTGKGVGAFQDSGLLSATFISGLPRLAELGFFPTVETTGAQLITLLTLIVGFRARRASSTPAPANIKG; this comes from the coding sequence ATGTCTGTTTCCATTCCATCGCCGCACATGGTGCTAAGGGTCTTCATCATCTCCCTCCTTCTAAGCCTGTCCGGCGTAGCGCGCGCGGAGGGCGCAGAGGTGCGCACGACCTGGCGCCTTCTCGACTACATTGCTGTCGATTACTCCGCAGCGGTGTCGAACGGGCAGGTCATCGACGATTTCGAATACAGCGAAATGGTCGAATTTTCTTCGACCGTCGGCGAACAAGTAGCCGCGCTTCCCGATGCTTCGGCCAAGCCCGGTCTCTTCGCGATGTCTGTCGAGCTGCGCCAGGCGATTGAGAAGAAAGCCCCGGTCGAGCGCGTTTCCCGGCTGGCCCGTGCCTTGGGGGGATCGCTGTTGGAGGCGTACCCGGTTCCGCTGGCTCCCCGAAGCCCGCCGGATCTGTCTCGCGCAGCGGCGCTCTTTGCGCAAAACTGCGCCTCGTGTCACGGTGCTTCGGGCAGTTCCCCTCCGGCAGCCAGCATGACGCTCGAGCCTCCACCGATCGATTTTACCGATGATAACCGCGCGCGCCAGCGCAGCCTCTTCGGTCTCTATCAGGTTATAACTCAGGGCCTTGAGGGCACGTCGATGCCCAGCTTCGCCACACTTCCGGAAGCCGATCGTTGGGCCCTCGCATTTCATGCAGGCGGCATCGCATTCGAGGATCTCGAACGCGGGGAGAAAATCTGGCGCGAAGATGACCGGGTGCGGCGTCTGATACCCGATCTCGAGACACTTGCGGCCATCACGCCCGCAGAGCTCGCCGACGCGATCGGAGAGAACCGGGCATTGGCCGTCATGGCATACCTGCGATCAAATCCCGGAGTTGTCAGCCAGAGAAGCGAGAACGGCTCGCTCGATCTTGCGCGGCAGACCCTGCAGCAAAGTCTCGCCGCCTACGAGCGGGGCGAACGCGCAGAGGCGCGCCGACTAGCTCTGTCGGCCTATCTTGACGGCTTCGAACCGGTCGAGGGTATTCTCGCGACGCGCGATGGTGATCTCATGCGGCAGATCGAGCAAGCGCTCAGCCAATATCGTTCAGATATCGAGCGCAACGTGCCTGTCTCGCGATTGCGCGAACGACACGCTTTCGCCGCGAGCCTGCTTGAGCAAGCGGATGTCGCTCTCGCGCCCGAAGCAGCCAGCGACATCTCCACTTTTCTGGGTGCCTTCACGATCCTGCTGCGCGAGGGGATAGAGGCACTTCTCGTGGTGATTGCCATGATCGCCTTCGTTCGCAAATCGGATCGCGGCGAAGTAATCGCCTACGTTCATGGCGGCTGGATCGCCGCGCTGCTGGCAGGCGTCGCCACCTGGGTGGCCGCGACCTACTTCGTCGCTATTAGCGGAGCGAGCCGCGAGCTCACCGAAGGATTCGGTGCGCTGTTGGCGGCGGTCATCCTCATTTCCGTCGGGATCTGGATGCACGGCAAGAGCCAGGCAGATGAATGGCGACGCTATATTCAGCAGAAGATGGGGAAGGCTCTCTCCAGGCGATCGGCATGGTTTCTCTTCGGGCTCGCCTTTGTCGTCGTCTATCGCGAAGCCTTTGAAACGATCCTGTTCTATGCTGCCCTCTGGACCCCTGATAGCAGTTCGGTGATACTTGCAGGGGCCGTGTCGGCTCTCGCCGTCCTGTCGGCTCTTGCATGGTTTATGCTGCGCTACAGCCGCAAGCTTCCGATCACGCAATTTTTCAAGTACAGCGCGATCCTGATCGCAGCGCTCGCGATCATCCTGACCGGCAAGGGTGTGGGCGCGTTCCAGGATTCCGGACTTCTTTCCGCCACCTTCATTTCCGGCTTGCCGCGCCTCGCCGAACTCGGCTTTTTTCCGACTGTGGAGACGACCGGCGCGCAGTTGATCACGTTGCTGACACTGATTGTCGGATTTCGCGCACGCCGGGCTTCTTCCACCCCGGCCCCGGCAAACATCAAGGGATAA
- a CDS encoding TetR/AcrR family transcriptional regulator, translating into MADDIAGKLKAAAAELFTQHGFTATRVADIVANAGVAQGTFYLHFENKPSLFVALIDEFFAGLIEETIARHPAKRLQTGEHLSAEVEEIWMTIIRYGRKHDILTRLVLREAYALPPEQRAHINRHFEQGADALARYLEDAQQLGLVKNLPARLIAWLLVGMIERAMHYAVFVAPNAPSVSLAGHCTEFELLGLLEPSAARTGGES; encoded by the coding sequence ATGGCCGATGATATCGCCGGAAAATTGAAAGCTGCCGCGGCCGAGCTGTTCACTCAGCACGGATTTACGGCGACCCGCGTCGCCGACATCGTCGCGAATGCGGGCGTAGCGCAGGGGACCTTTTACCTGCATTTTGAAAACAAGCCATCGCTGTTTGTCGCGCTTATCGATGAATTCTTTGCAGGACTGATTGAGGAGACCATTGCCCGCCATCCCGCCAAGCGGCTGCAAACCGGAGAGCATCTATCAGCCGAGGTTGAGGAGATCTGGATGACCATCATTCGGTATGGCCGCAAGCATGATATTCTGACCAGGCTGGTCTTGCGTGAGGCCTATGCGCTTCCGCCCGAGCAGCGCGCTCATATCAATCGACATTTCGAGCAAGGTGCTGACGCGCTCGCGCGGTATCTCGAAGATGCCCAACAGCTCGGCCTGGTGAAGAATCTCCCGGCGCGACTCATTGCTTGGCTTCTTGTCGGAATGATCGAGCGGGCAATGCACTACGCCGTTTTTGTCGCGCCGAACGCACCGAGCGTGTCGCTGGCAGGGCATTGCACCGAGTTCGAACTCCTGGGCCTGCTGGAACCTAGTGCCGCTAGGACCGGAGGCGAATCATGA
- a CDS encoding efflux RND transporter periplasmic adaptor subunit, producing the protein MRSRQKVYIGIGLLVLLAASAATIWLMQPDRHEREGHLVLNGNVDIRQVNLAFKVPGRIDRLAFDEGDRVEAGDLLASLEPQDYKNEIALAEARASQRSAALAALESGSRPEEIEWARARVAEAESALSVAQATLDRVEHLAGKGFASRQTRDEARSQRDRAAAQRQAALEELSLVREGPRREEIRQGRAALGAERAAAALARQRLVDANLYAPADGIILTRAREAGAIVGPGETVFTLAHTSPMWIRAYIEEPDLERVEIGTPATVLTEAGREFPGRIAYISPTAEFTPKSVETREQRTSLVYRVRVRTEDQDGILKQGMPVSVIVRPVARGR; encoded by the coding sequence ATGAGATCCAGACAGAAGGTCTACATCGGCATTGGCCTGCTCGTATTGCTAGCCGCTTCGGCAGCGACAATCTGGCTGATGCAGCCTGATCGGCATGAGCGAGAAGGTCATCTGGTACTCAATGGAAATGTCGATATTCGGCAGGTCAATCTGGCGTTCAAGGTTCCAGGCAGGATCGACCGATTGGCGTTCGATGAGGGAGATAGGGTTGAAGCTGGCGATCTTTTGGCCTCGCTTGAACCTCAGGATTATAAGAACGAGATCGCGCTTGCCGAAGCGCGTGCCAGCCAACGCTCCGCAGCGCTCGCCGCTCTCGAATCGGGCAGCAGGCCGGAGGAGATCGAGTGGGCGAGAGCGCGGGTTGCAGAAGCGGAGTCCGCGCTGAGCGTTGCCCAGGCAACCCTGGACAGGGTCGAACACCTCGCCGGGAAGGGCTTTGCCTCACGGCAGACCCGGGACGAGGCGCGCTCTCAGCGCGATCGCGCGGCCGCTCAGCGGCAGGCGGCACTCGAAGAACTCTCGCTTGTCCGCGAGGGACCCCGACGCGAAGAAATCCGGCAAGGACGCGCGGCGCTTGGAGCCGAGCGAGCTGCCGCTGCACTCGCCCGGCAACGCCTAGTAGACGCGAACCTTTACGCGCCCGCTGACGGGATCATCCTGACGCGCGCACGCGAGGCTGGAGCCATCGTGGGGCCGGGCGAAACCGTATTCACACTCGCACACACCTCGCCCATGTGGATCCGGGCCTATATCGAGGAACCCGACCTCGAGCGCGTCGAGATCGGTACCCCCGCGACAGTGTTGACCGAGGCTGGCCGCGAATTTCCCGGCCGCATTGCCTACATCTCACCGACAGCCGAGTTTACACCCAAGTCCGTTGAGACCCGCGAACAACGCACCAGCCTTGTCTACCGGGTGCGTGTGCGTACCGAAGATCAAGACGGAATCCTGAAGCAGGGCATGCCGGTCTCCGTGATCGTCCGTCCCGTCGCCCGCGGGCGTTGA
- a CDS encoding ATP-binding cassette domain-containing protein, with protein MALVTIEGLTKRFPKQAEPALRSVSTQIRSGHIVGLVGPDGSGKTTFLRLIAGLLRADEGGIDVGGLDPVANAKEVRARIAYMPQRFGLYEDLSVEENLNLYADLRGLVGSARKATFERLLDFTGLAPFTGRLAGALSGGMKQKLGLACALVVTPELLLLDEPSVGVDPISRRELWRMVSRLTDEGITVVWATAYLDEAEKCETVLVLSEGDLIFDGRPADLAARVEGRVFMIEGIEGDRRYVLNKARQHEAVMDGTIQASDVRLLLNENAHAPSLASIGAGDEARLQPVAPRFEDAFIDLIGGGFRAESPFAGGSERSHDIAIAVEARGLTRMFGSFTAASEISFDVRRGEVFGLIGPNGAGKSTTFKMLSGLLKPTSGEARIAGVDLRTAASEARARLGYMAQKFSLYGDLSTLQNLRFFARVYGLTGVRQRTMIARMIESFALTDKLDENSGQLPLGFKQRLSLACAVMHEPDVLFLDEPTSGVDPRTRREFWAHINAMVTNGVTVIVTTHFLDEAEYCDRAALIYRGQMIALGTPAELKAQAASSTMPNPTFEDAFIALVEKNEAETSP; from the coding sequence GTGGCCCTGGTAACCATCGAAGGCCTGACCAAACGGTTCCCCAAGCAAGCCGAACCGGCATTGCGCAGTGTTAGTACACAGATCAGATCGGGCCACATCGTCGGGCTGGTGGGGCCCGATGGCTCGGGGAAGACAACCTTCTTGCGCTTGATCGCCGGACTGCTGCGCGCCGATGAAGGCGGGATCGACGTGGGAGGTTTAGATCCCGTCGCCAACGCGAAGGAGGTGCGCGCGCGCATTGCCTATATGCCGCAACGTTTCGGCCTCTACGAGGATCTGAGCGTGGAGGAAAATCTCAATCTCTACGCAGATCTGCGCGGACTGGTTGGATCAGCGCGCAAGGCGACATTCGAGCGGCTTCTCGATTTTACCGGCCTAGCGCCATTTACCGGCAGATTGGCGGGCGCCTTGTCGGGCGGCATGAAGCAAAAGCTCGGGCTCGCCTGCGCTCTCGTTGTGACACCTGAACTCCTGTTGCTGGACGAGCCAAGCGTCGGCGTAGACCCTATTTCGCGGCGCGAACTCTGGCGAATGGTAAGCCGACTGACCGATGAAGGGATCACGGTCGTTTGGGCAACCGCCTACCTCGATGAGGCCGAGAAATGCGAGACTGTGCTCGTGTTGAGCGAGGGCGATCTCATCTTCGACGGTCGGCCGGCCGATCTGGCCGCGCGTGTCGAAGGCCGGGTGTTTATGATCGAGGGCATCGAGGGCGATCGGCGCTACGTTTTGAATAAGGCTCGCCAACACGAGGCTGTGATGGATGGAACAATCCAGGCCAGCGACGTCAGGCTGTTGCTCAACGAGAATGCGCATGCCCCCTCACTGGCTTCGATTGGCGCGGGGGATGAAGCTCGGCTGCAACCTGTCGCGCCGCGTTTCGAGGATGCGTTCATCGATCTCATCGGCGGCGGGTTTCGCGCCGAGTCGCCCTTCGCCGGTGGATCGGAGCGCAGCCACGATATAGCGATTGCCGTAGAGGCGCGCGGACTAACGCGGATGTTCGGCTCCTTCACTGCGGCGTCCGAAATCAGTTTCGATGTGCGTCGAGGTGAAGTGTTTGGGCTTATCGGACCCAATGGCGCGGGCAAGTCGACTACATTCAAAATGCTCTCCGGCCTTCTCAAGCCGACCAGCGGTGAGGCTCGTATTGCCGGTGTCGATTTGCGTACTGCCGCGAGCGAGGCACGGGCTCGTCTCGGATACATGGCGCAAAAATTTTCGCTGTATGGCGATCTCAGCACGTTGCAGAATCTGCGGTTCTTCGCACGTGTTTACGGCCTTACCGGAGTGCGGCAGCGTACCATGATTGCGCGTATGATCGAAAGCTTCGCCCTCACGGACAAGCTCGATGAGAATTCCGGTCAGCTCCCGCTTGGGTTCAAGCAGCGTCTGTCACTCGCCTGCGCCGTCATGCACGAGCCTGACGTCCTTTTTCTCGACGAGCCGACCTCGGGTGTCGATCCGCGTACGCGCCGTGAATTCTGGGCCCATATCAACGCCATGGTCACGAACGGCGTAACCGTCATCGTGACGACACATTTTCTCGACGAAGCGGAGTATTGCGACCGCGCCGCGCTCATATATCGCGGGCAGATGATTGCTTTGGGGACTCCCGCCGAACTCAAGGCGCAAGCGGCCTCCTCGACCATGCCCAACCCGACCTTTGAGGATGCATTCATCGCTCTCGTCGAAAAGAACGAAGCGGAGACCTCGCCATGA
- a CDS encoding ABC transporter permease produces the protein MSFSRFAAIMRKETRQAIRDPSTLMIAGLLPIMLIFLFGYAVSFDPRQFSVGVVVEQPTGETESFVASLRNTRYFEIETAPVRKDFETLMAAGELDAIIILPQDFSAIALRGEAAPIQILVDGGDPNTAGLVGSYIELLVINWLEQEWLDRGQPPLAPLVSIEPRVWFNAEISSRNYLVPGSVAIILTIIGALLTALVVAREWERGTMEALLATPVAPLELLLGKLVPYFVLGLGSFMLSVFVAVAFFGVPFRGSFLALSLAAALFMLCSLGQGLLISTLTRNQLVAAQVAVMLAFLPALYFSNFVFELDSMPLALQLFSYAIPARFLVSTLQTQFLAGNVWAVLLPDLAALAIFAIVIFAICALFTRTRLD, from the coding sequence ATGAGTTTTTCGCGTTTCGCCGCGATCATGCGCAAGGAAACCCGGCAGGCTATCCGGGACCCGAGCACACTCATGATTGCCGGCCTATTGCCGATCATGCTGATTTTCCTGTTCGGTTATGCGGTTTCGTTCGACCCCCGGCAGTTCTCGGTCGGCGTTGTGGTCGAACAGCCGACCGGAGAGACGGAGAGCTTTGTCGCGTCGCTGCGCAACACGCGCTATTTCGAGATTGAAACAGCGCCTGTGCGAAAGGACTTCGAAACCCTCATGGCCGCGGGCGAGCTCGATGCGATCATCATCCTGCCACAGGATTTCAGCGCAATTGCGCTCCGCGGAGAGGCGGCGCCGATCCAGATCCTGGTCGATGGGGGTGATCCAAACACAGCCGGACTGGTTGGCTCCTATATTGAATTGCTCGTTATCAATTGGCTCGAGCAGGAATGGCTCGATCGCGGGCAACCGCCGCTCGCGCCTCTCGTCTCGATTGAGCCGCGTGTCTGGTTTAACGCCGAGATTTCGAGCCGCAACTATCTGGTCCCCGGCTCGGTGGCGATCATTCTCACCATAATCGGCGCCTTGCTCACAGCGCTTGTGGTTGCCCGCGAATGGGAGCGCGGCACAATGGAGGCCCTTCTTGCGACACCTGTCGCTCCGCTCGAACTGCTGCTGGGCAAGCTTGTGCCCTATTTCGTGCTGGGCCTCGGCTCGTTCATGCTGTCCGTGTTTGTGGCCGTGGCGTTTTTTGGTGTTCCCTTCCGCGGATCGTTTCTCGCGCTCTCGCTCGCAGCCGCACTCTTCATGCTGTGCTCGCTGGGCCAAGGACTGCTCATTTCGACGCTCACCCGCAACCAGCTTGTGGCAGCGCAGGTCGCGGTGATGCTTGCCTTTTTGCCCGCGCTCTACTTTTCCAATTTCGTTTTTGAGCTCGACAGCATGCCACTGGCGCTCCAGCTCTTCAGCTACGCGATCCCGGCGCGCTTTCTCGTCTCTACCCTGCAGACGCAGTTTCTTGCCGGCAATGTCTGGGCGGTTCTGCTGCCCGATCTCGCTGCCCTTGCCATCTTCGCGATTGTGATCTTCGCGATCTGCGCTCTGTTCACACGCACCCGGCTCGACTGA
- a CDS encoding ABC transporter permease, whose amino-acid sequence MWQRIYALIVKELLASARDPQTRWVVLFSPPFLLLIYAFAITQEVSDVTLAVYNQDHGNASVELISRFEGAEVFDQIIHLRAGADIAPTIDARRATLVMRVGEDFSRRLERGESAEVQLILDGRRSNTAQILLGYSSRVVEAYNQERLYRLRATAPVRLVQRTWFNPNLEPLWSAVPALFAVLVAVVGFMVSALSIARERELGTFEQLLVSPLRPFEILIGKSVPALLIALTSATAMLVLGMLFLNVPIRGSLALLFFGMVVYLAAIIGIGLFISSLAKTQQQAIIGLFMYMVPAVLISGYATPVENMPDWLQGLAAATPITHFIVISKAVYLREAPLWLYFSHIWPMALIAAVSLLAATWLFRRRTG is encoded by the coding sequence ATGTGGCAACGCATCTACGCCTTGATCGTGAAGGAGCTTCTGGCAAGCGCGCGCGATCCGCAAACCCGTTGGGTGGTGCTGTTTTCGCCGCCCTTTCTGCTCCTCATCTACGCCTTTGCAATTACGCAGGAAGTATCGGACGTCACCCTGGCGGTCTACAACCAGGACCACGGCAATGCCTCGGTCGAGCTTATCAGCCGCTTCGAGGGTGCCGAAGTATTCGATCAGATTATCCATTTGCGAGCAGGCGCGGATATCGCGCCGACAATCGACGCACGCCGTGCGACGCTGGTCATGCGCGTTGGCGAAGACTTCTCGCGGCGACTCGAGCGCGGCGAAAGTGCCGAGGTTCAGCTCATCCTCGATGGCCGCAGATCCAACACCGCTCAGATCCTGCTGGGATACAGCAGCCGGGTCGTCGAAGCCTATAATCAGGAGCGGCTCTATAGACTGCGCGCGACAGCACCTGTGCGTCTTGTCCAGAGGACCTGGTTCAATCCCAATCTCGAGCCGCTCTGGTCCGCAGTGCCAGCGCTCTTTGCCGTCCTCGTAGCCGTGGTCGGTTTCATGGTGTCCGCGCTGTCGATCGCCCGCGAGCGCGAGCTCGGTACCTTCGAGCAATTGCTGGTGTCGCCGCTGCGCCCCTTCGAGATCCTGATCGGCAAAAGCGTGCCGGCTCTCCTGATTGCGCTGACGAGCGCAACTGCGATGCTGGTTCTGGGGATGCTGTTTCTCAACGTACCGATCCGCGGTTCTCTCGCCCTGCTTTTCTTCGGAATGGTTGTCTATCTCGCTGCAATAATCGGTATCGGCCTGTTTATCTCATCGCTCGCCAAGACCCAGCAGCAGGCGATTATCGGGCTGTTCATGTATATGGTCCCGGCCGTGCTTATTTCGGGCTATGCCACGCCGGTCGAAAACATGCCCGACTGGTTGCAGGGCCTTGCCGCCGCCACGCCGATCACCCACTTCATAGTCATCAGCAAAGCGGTGTATCTTCGTGAAGCGCCACTCTGGCTCTATTTCTCCCACATCTGGCCCATGGCGCTTATCGCTGCCGTGAGCCTGCTGGCGGCGACCTGGCTGTTTCGCCGCCGAACGGGTTAG
- the ppk2 gene encoding polyphosphate kinase 2, with the protein MSSSQKKKISKSEYKQQLRALQIELVKIQRQVIAHGERVLIIFEGRDAAGKDGVIKRVREHMSPRETRVVALGKPSDRDARSWYFRRYSEQLPADEEIALFNRSWYNRAGVERVMGFADKEEVADFFSNVAQFEEMLARDGTTLLKYYLDIDRKEQAKRLKARRTDPLKQWKISPIDAAALEKWNDYSKARDEMLTRTDFAYAPWIAVRANDKRAARLNIIRHMLQSIACPAVDRRLARPDPSVILPVAELGIGRLAP; encoded by the coding sequence ATGTCGAGTTCGCAAAAGAAGAAAATATCCAAGAGCGAATACAAGCAACAATTGCGCGCGCTGCAGATCGAACTGGTCAAGATTCAACGCCAGGTCATCGCCCATGGCGAGCGTGTTCTGATCATCTTCGAAGGGAGAGATGCGGCCGGAAAGGACGGTGTGATCAAGCGTGTGCGCGAACATATGAGTCCGCGCGAGACTCGCGTCGTGGCGCTGGGCAAACCCTCCGATCGCGACGCGCGCAGCTGGTATTTTCGCCGCTACAGCGAACAGCTGCCCGCCGATGAGGAGATCGCTCTGTTCAATCGCTCTTGGTACAACCGGGCGGGGGTCGAACGGGTGATGGGATTTGCCGACAAGGAGGAAGTTGCCGACTTCTTCTCTAACGTCGCGCAATTCGAAGAAATGCTGGCACGCGACGGGACTACGCTTCTCAAATACTACCTCGACATCGATAGAAAAGAGCAAGCCAAGCGCCTCAAAGCGCGGCGCACTGATCCGCTCAAGCAGTGGAAGATCAGCCCCATCGATGCAGCGGCGCTTGAGAAGTGGAATGATTATTCCAAAGCCCGGGACGAAATGCTGACACGCACAGATTTTGCCTATGCTCCGTGGATTGCAGTGCGCGCCAACGACAAACGCGCCGCACGCCTCAACATCATCCGACACATGCTGCAATCTATCGCATGTCCGGCGGTCGATCGACGCCTCGCGCGTCCCGACCCTTCGGTCATCCTCCCGGTTGCCGAACTCGGGATTGGTCGCTTGGCCCCGTGA
- a CDS encoding RNA polymerase sigma factor, producing the protein MIENKADKADGSEEALRPMDEAVRRALVDSHEDMLRFLIGRMRGRQEAEEVLQRFMLRAIERAGDLRNVGSVKGWLSRVLATTIADFYRQAARGRKHETAIDPQELAELAEAEVVSDAEMEAAVCNCLYRLLPTLRPDYAEVIWRADLLEEPRESIASALDTSVNNINVRLHRARGALRTRLLQMCRTCVIHGFLDCECQQEKEQAPAL; encoded by the coding sequence ATGATCGAAAATAAAGCCGATAAAGCTGACGGGTCTGAGGAGGCGTTGCGACCGATGGATGAAGCAGTACGCCGGGCCCTGGTGGATAGCCACGAAGATATGCTGCGTTTCCTCATCGGCCGTATGCGGGGGCGTCAGGAGGCGGAGGAAGTTCTTCAGCGTTTCATGCTTCGCGCGATCGAGCGGGCTGGGGACCTGCGGAACGTGGGTTCGGTCAAGGGATGGCTCTCCCGAGTGCTGGCGACGACGATTGCCGACTTTTACCGACAGGCTGCGCGCGGCCGTAAACACGAAACCGCCATTGATCCTCAGGAACTTGCCGAACTCGCAGAAGCGGAGGTCGTTTCTGACGCGGAGATGGAGGCTGCCGTATGCAACTGTCTCTATCGCCTCCTGCCAACGCTCAGGCCGGACTATGCCGAAGTCATCTGGCGCGCTGATTTGCTCGAGGAGCCGCGTGAAAGCATTGCCAGCGCGCTCGATACGAGTGTCAACAATATCAACGTGCGTCTTCATCGTGCGCGCGGCGCACTTCGCACGCGCCTGCTCCAGATGTGCCGCACCTGTGTCATTCACGGTTTCCTCGATTGCGAATGCCAGCAAGAGAAGGAGCAAGCGCCCGCGCTGTAG
- a CDS encoding type II glyceraldehyde-3-phosphate dehydrogenase: MTKEPNKISVGVVGAGVIGRRVVGAVRLQPDMALAGVADVAADWRIAMLAKDGVRLFAAISQASQTLPESGLDVAGSLEDLIAASDVIVDCTPKGIGAQNANIYRRAGKPFIVQGGEKHDVAGHSFVAEATYGSAFGRDATRVVSCNTTSIVRTLGALKRAGLLKKARGTLMRRATDPWESHLGGIMNTLVPEPTIPSHQGPDARHVDPELDVVTIAIKVPETLAHLHSWYVELTRPATKEEVLDAFAASPRILLIDEDSGLSALNSVKEAMAMEGRPNADLYEVALWSNILAVDGTELCYNYMVDNQAIVIPETIDAIRALASSEEQPEVSMRLTNKTLGIGADELRL, encoded by the coding sequence ATGACAAAGGAGCCAAACAAGATCTCGGTAGGGGTCGTAGGAGCAGGGGTAATCGGTCGCCGCGTTGTCGGCGCCGTAAGGCTGCAACCCGATATGGCATTGGCCGGTGTCGCCGACGTCGCCGCCGATTGGCGGATCGCAATGCTCGCGAAGGACGGCGTTCGCCTGTTCGCGGCCATTTCGCAGGCCTCGCAAACCTTGCCGGAGTCGGGTCTCGACGTTGCGGGTTCGCTAGAGGATCTCATCGCGGCAAGCGACGTCATTGTCGACTGCACACCCAAGGGCATCGGTGCCCAGAACGCAAACATCTATCGCCGCGCCGGGAAGCCATTCATCGTGCAGGGAGGCGAGAAGCACGACGTGGCGGGGCACTCATTCGTCGCCGAAGCAACCTACGGGAGCGCATTCGGACGCGATGCGACACGGGTCGTGTCATGCAACACCACGTCGATTGTCCGCACCCTAGGGGCGCTGAAGCGCGCAGGCCTGCTCAAAAAAGCGCGCGGGACACTTATGCGCCGGGCCACCGACCCCTGGGAGAGCCATCTCGGGGGGATCATGAACACGCTCGTGCCCGAGCCGACAATCCCGAGCCATCAGGGGCCGGATGCCCGGCATGTGGATCCGGAACTCGATGTGGTGACGATTGCGATCAAGGTTCCTGAGACCCTGGCTCATCTACACAGCTGGTATGTCGAGCTCACCCGGCCGGCGACAAAGGAGGAAGTCCTCGACGCATTTGCGGCCTCGCCAAGAATTCTGCTCATCGATGAAGACAGCGGACTGTCAGCACTCAACAGCGTCAAAGAGGCGATGGCGATGGAGGGGCGGCCCAATGCAGACCTCTACGAGGTGGCCCTCTGGAGCAACATTCTCGCGGTCGATGGAACCGAACTGTGCTACAATTACATGGTCGACAACCAAGCCATCGTCATCCCTGAAACGATAGATGCGATCCGTGCCCTGGCGTCGAGCGAGGAGCAGCCCGAGGTCTCGATGCGATTGACAAACAAGACGCTTGGTATCGGAGCAGACGAGCTGAGATTGTAG